In Nocardioides sp. WS12, the DNA window TCGGTCACCTCGAAGTCCGGCGTCATCGCGTAGAGCGACGCCGTCGAGGAGAACACGATCCGGCCCTTGCCGAGCGCAGTCAGCTCGTCGAACATCTCCAGCGACTTCGCGACGTTGTCGCGGTAGTACTCGTACGGCTTCTCCACCGATTCCGGTACGACGATCCGGGCCGCCATGTGGATGGTGGCATCGAGGTCGGGGTGCTCGGCGACCACGCGTCGCAACAGCGCGCGATCGGCGATGTCGCCTTCGTAGAAGATGCGGTCGCCGACGTACGCGCGCGGCCCGCTGAGCAGCGAGTCGAGGATGACGGGCGTGTGCCCGGCCTGCTCGAGGGCCTTGGACGTGATCGAACCGAGGTAGCCGGCGCCGCCGGTGACGAGGACCTTCATGTCAGTGACCCTAGCGACCGCTTCTCGGCCAGCAAGTCCAGCAGGTAGAGGCCGTAGCCGCTCTTCAACAGGCCCTGCGCCAACTCCTCGAGCCGCGCGTCATCAATGAACCCGAGTCGCCAGGCGATCTCTTCGGGCGAACTGACCTTGCTGCCCTGGCGGGCTTCGAGCGCCCGGACGAAGTTGCTGGCGTCGTTGAGGTCGTCGAAGGTGCCCGTGTCCAGCCAGGCCGAGCCGCGCGGCAGGATCTCGACCTGGAGACGGCCTTCTTCGAGGTAGAGCCGGTTGAGGTCGGTGATCTCGAGCTCGCCCCGGGGCGAGGGCGTGAGCGACTTGGCGCGGTCGACGACGTCGGGACCGTAGAAGTACAGCCCGGGGACGGCGTAGCGACTCTTCGGGTTCGCCGGCTTCTCCTCGATCGAGAGCACCTTCCCGTCGGCGTCGAAGTCCACGACGCCGTACGCCGTCGGGTCGGCCACGCGGTAACCGAAGATGGCCGCACCGTCGAGGTCCGTGAACTGCCGCAGCCGCGTTCCGAGCCCGGGGCCGTAGAAGAGGTTGTCGCCGAGGACCAGGCCGGCGCCGCCGCCGTCGAGGTGCTGCTCCCCGATCAGGAAGGCCTGGGCGAGGCCGTCGGGCGAGGCCTGGACCGCGTAGCTGATCTCGATGCCGAACTGCGAGCCGTCACCGAGGAGCCGCCGGAACTGGCTGGCCTCGCCCGGCGTCGTGATGACCAGGATCTCGCGGATGCCCGCCAGCATCAGCGTCGAGAGCGGGTAGTAGATCATCGGCTTGTCGTAGACCGGCATCAGCTGCTTGCTGATCGCATGGGTGATCGGATGCAGCCGACTGCCGGTGCCACCGGCCAGAATGATCCCGCGCATGTCCCCAGCCTGACAGGTGGTCACATCGCCCTGAGGCGCCGGCGGAGCCACGGTCCATTTCGTTCAAGGTCGACCACGTAGTCCGATTGGTACGCGGCGGCCGAGAATCCCGATTCGGGAATCGGGACGTCTGACGGACACCACACCACCGTCAGACGGTGGCCTTGCACGGCCGCCATCAGATACTCGTTCTGTGCCGTGTAGGACTCGGGCACGAGCAGAACGACATCCTTGGGGCCATCGGTGTAGCACATGTTGAACAATGCAGCGCCCGCGTATCCGGCGATCACTTCGGCCTGACGAAACATCGCGGCTTGCTCGGCCAGCGGATGGTCCTCCGTGTAGACGACGGTGAAGCCTTCCTCGACGAACAGGGCTTCAACCTCATCGGCATTGCGACAACGCCTCTTGGTTGAACGGCGCGAACAAAAGATCCGTTTCGCGTAGCGGCGCTCGGGTGCGTGCTCGGCCAGGGCCGCGCCGGCCCGTCTCCACGTTTCGTCGATGGCAGGGTGAACATACGCCGGGTTGGACAGCATCGGTGCAGCTGACAGCAGGCGCGGCACTCGAACGGGTCGATCAAAGATCAGGACGTCGTCCTCGTCGATTCCGAACGCCGCCAGCAAGTCCCGCTCGTGCGGATGGAGACCACCCGTGCGGTGCGTCACGGTGCACATCAGCAGTCGCGGGCGTTCGACTTCTTCCTGAATGCGCGGCCACGCCCACATGCGTGACAACTGGTCAGTGACGAGATGGCCGTAGTGCCCCTGGTAGTGCGAATCGAGGTGGACATAGGGCACGTCGTCCAGAAGAGCTGGTTCTTCCATGGGTTCGTGCAGCGCAGCGAATCGTGGGGAAAGGTCCTCGAGGAAGACATGTTGCGGCCGACGGCGATGGGGATGGCGGAACGAGTCAGGCAAGATGATGCCGTCCTGCAGAACCAGCTGCCTCGGGAGGCAGGTGACGTGCTCGTACTCCCGCAAGGAGACGGCTGGTGCCTCGATCGGCTCGGTGCTCGTGTGGCGGACGTCTGAATCTGTTTGAACGACCTCGCAACGGGGCGTGAATCGAACCCCTGGCACCTGAGTCACCAGCCGCCCCCGCGGCAAGCCACTTCGAGAAAGTGCCAAGTCTGCCTCGCCATGAGTCACCTTGAGCAGGGGCTCCGAGGCGGAACCGGGACCGCCGGAGCGGTGCACGACCACGTGGGGGCCGACCCGGTCCCAGCCCGCAATGGCGGCTGCTCGGGCGCGGGTGTCGCTGGCCTGCTTGCCGACAGAGTCAGGATTGCGGTCGCCGCTCCGGATCAGATCAAGCCTGCGCAATCGGTCCGACAGAGGAGAACGAGGGCGGCCGGGGGTGCCCCGGAAGATCAGCAGCCCGCCCGGCTGAACGTGGAAGATCATCCGGGCCAGCAACTGCGGCCAACGGTCCGGATGGGCTTCGATGATCAGCGCATCGATGGTTCGTGCGGCGACGAGCTGGAGATCCAGCTCCGCTGTCTGGCTGCCCACCTTGGCCGCCAGCACGCGCTCTCGACGCCTGGTTCTGGCTCGGAGCGCCGGCGGGAATGGGGAGCCGATCGTCTCGTCGGTGATCACAGCGATCCGAAGACGACCGCTGCGCCGCACACGAAGACCGGCGAGCTCGCGATCCAGGCCCTTGTCAGCCGCGCTTCGGCCTCGACCGGCGCGCGCCAACGCTCTGATGAACCTGCGAACCCGAGGAGGCACCCTGCTCCTGAGAGGCCTGACGAAACGCGTCTGTGCGTTCATCGCTCCCTACCACCGGCCAGAAATGATCCCGAGCATGTCCCTAGACTGTCACGCGTGGATCGCATCCTCGTGACCGGCGGGGCCGGGTTCATCGGCTCCAACTTCGTGCACCACGTCGTCAGCCAGACCGATGCCGTGGTGACCGTTCTCGACAAGCTGACCTACGCCGCGAGCCGCGAATCCATCGCCGGTCTGCCCGAGCAACGGGTCCGCCTCGTCGTCGGCGACATCACCGACGCCGCGCTGGTCGAGCCGCTCGTCGCGGAGCACGACGCCGTCGTCCACTACGCGGCGGAGTCCCACAACGACAACTCGCTCAACGACCCGTCCCCCTTCATCCAGACCAACCTGGTCGGCACCTTCACGCTGCTCGAGGCGGTCCGGAAGGCGGATGTCCGCTTCCACCACGTCTCCACCGACGAGGTGTACGGCGACCTCGAGTTGGACGACCCGAAGAAGTTCACCGAGGACACGCCCTACCAGCCCTCGTCGCCGTACTCCGCCTCCAAGGCCGGGTCCGACCACCTGGTGCGCGCCTGGGTTCGCAGCTTCGGCGTGCAGGCCACGATCTCGAACTGCTCGAACAACTACGGGCCGTGGCAACACATCGAGAAGTTCATCCCGCGCCAGATCACCGAAGTGATCGACGGCCGCCGCCCCCGGCTCTACGGCTCGGGCGAGAACGTCCGCGACTGGATCCACACCGAGGACCACTCCTCTGCGGTGCTCACGATCCTCCAGCAGGGCCGGATCGGCGAGACCTACCTGATCGGCGCCGAGGGCGAGAAGTCGAACCTCGACGTGGTGCGGCTGATCCTGTCCCTGATGGGCCGCGACGCCGACGACTTCGAGCACGTCACCGACCGGGCCGGCCACGACCTGCGCTACGCCATCGACGCCGGCAAGATCCGCACCGAACTGGGCTGGGTGTCGCAGTACGCCGACTTCGAGGCAGGCCTCGAACAGACCGTCCGGTGGTACCAGGACCACGAGGACTGGTGGCGTCCACACAAGGACGCGACCGAGGCGTCGTACGCCGCGAAGGGCCAGTGACCGGTGGTTGAGGTGCGAGCGCAGCGAGCCTCGAAACCCGGCGAGCTCCAGATCGAGACCACGCCCATCCCGGGCCTCCTCGTCGTCCACCTCCCCGTCCATCGCGACGACCGCGGCTGGTTCAAGGAGAGCTGGCAGCGCGAGAAGATGGTCGCACTCGGGCTGCCGGACTTCGGTCCGGTGCAGAACAACATGAGCTTCAACGCCATGCGTGGCGCGACCCGCGGCATCCACACCGAGCCCTGGGACAAGTACGTCGCCGTCGCCACCGGCAAGGTGTTCGCCGCGTGGGTCGACATGCGCGAGGGCGCCACCTTCGGGACGACGTTCTCGATCGAGTGCGACGAGAGCATCGCGGTGTTCGTGCCACGCGGGGTCGGGAACTCCTTCCAGGCGCTCGCCGACGGCACCGTCTACACGTATCTCGTCAACGACCACTGGAAAGCCGGGAACACCTATCCGGCGCTCCACCTGGCCGATCCTGACGTCGCCATTGCGTGGCCCATCCCGCTGGACTCCGACGAGGTCGAGATCTCCGCCAAGGACCTCGCGAACCCACACCTCGGGGACGTGACGCCGATGGCACCCCTGAAGGTCCTCATCACCGGCAGCCGCGGCCAACTCGGCCGTGCTCTCTCCTCAGTGTTCCCCACCGCCACCCTCGTCGACCTCGCCGAGCTCGACCTGACCGATGCCGAAGCCCTCGCCGCCTGGCCGTGGGAGGAGTACGACGTCGTGCTGAATGCCGCCGCGTACACCGCGGTGGACAAGGCAGAGGCCGAGGGCCGCGCCGCAGCCTGGTCCGCGAACGCGAGCGCTCCTGCCGCGCTCGCCCGGATCGCCGCGGCGCGCGGACTGACGCTCGTCCACTACTCCTCTGACTACGTGTTCGACGGCTCCGACATCGAGGGCGGGCACCGCGAGGACGAACCCTTCGCACCGCTGGGCGCCTACGGCCAGAGCAAGGCGGCCGGTGACATCGCGGTCGCCACCGCCCCACGCCACTACATCGTGCGCACGTCGTGGGTGATCGGCGAGGGCAACAACTTCGTACGGACCATGGCGAGGCTCGCGGCCGACGGTGTCGACCCGGCCGTCGTCGACGACCAGGTCGGGCGCCTGACGTTCACCGACGAACTGGCCCGCGCGACGCGGCACCTCCTGGACACGGAAGCGCCGTACGGCACCTACAACGCCACCAACTCCGGCTCCGCCCGATCGTGGGCGGACTACGCGCGACGCGTCTTCGAGCTCACGGGGCATGACCCCGGCCGGGTCAGAACGGTGACCACGGCCGACTACTCGGCTGGCAAGCAGATGGCACCGCGCCCGCTGAACAGCACGCTGACGCTGACCAAGCTGAACGAGACAGGCTTCACCAGCGCGGACGCCGACGCAGCCCTGGCCGCCTACCTCGACGGCACCACGTCCTAGGCTGGGAACACCCCCACCGAAGTCGGAGTCGAAGTGTTCGCGCTCTCTTGTCACACCCAGAACTACGCCTGGGGCTCTGCCGACGCCATCCCCGGCTTCCAGCGCCAGCTCGCGTCCGGCAACCCCGTGGCCGAGGTCTGGATGGGCACCCACCCGCTCGGGACCGCACGCATCATCGACGCCGAGGGCGTCGAGCGCCCGCTGACCGAGGTGTCCGGCGACCTCGGCTTCATGATGAAGGTGATCGCGGCCGCCCGGCCGCTGTCGATCCAGGTACACCCGGACGGTGACCGCGCCCAGGCCGGCTTCGCCGCCGAAGAGGCAGCAGGCATCCCGCTGGACGCCCCCCACCGTGTGTTCAAGGATCCGCGCCCCAAGCCCGAGATGGTCTACGCCCTCTCCACGTTCGACACCCTCGTCGGCCTGCGCCGTACGTCGGAGATCGTGCGCGTGCTGCGGAACCTGGAGCACCCCCTGACCAAGGAACTGACCGAGAGCCTGCTCGACGCCCCCGGCTTCGCGGGCATCATCCGGTTGATCGAGGGCCTGGTGACCACCCCGCCCGCCGCCGAGGTGGTGGGCGAGGTCGTGGCCGAATGCCAGCGGGCCCTGGACAGCGGGCTCGACATCAAGCGCGCCTACGCCACCGCGGTCGAGCTCGCCGCCACCTCACCGGGTGACGTCGGTGTCATCATCGCCCTGCTGATGAACCGCCTGACGCTGCAGCCCGGCGAGGCGGCGTACCTTGCCACCGGCATCATCCACGCGCACCTGAGCGGGTTGTGCCTCGAAGTCATGGTGTCCTCCGACAACGTCCTGCGGGCCGGCCTGACGACCAAGCACATCGACGCCGAAGGCCTGGTCCAGTGCCTCGAGGAGGGCACCTCGCGGGCCGCGCGGGTCGAGCCGCAGGTCGTGAACTACTCGACCGACGTGTTCATCCCCGGCCATGAGTTCGCACTCTCCGTCACCCAGAGCTCACCCGCCGACCCGGCGGGCGTCACCCTGCCCGCCGCCGGCTCGCGCCTCCTGGTCTGCACCGACGGCGCCGTCGCGGTCGTCAACGCACGCGGCGACATCCTCCGCCTGCAGCGCGGCGACGCGGCGTACGCCGAGGACGCCGACGGCGCGCTCCGGGTGCTCGGCACCGGCGAGGTCGCCCAGGCGTTCGTGCCGGCGGGGGCCGAGACCGGCCAGCTCTTCGACCTGCTCTGAATCAATTGGCCGAGCGCGTCTCCGGCTCGATCGGCGCGAGCAAGCTCGCGAGCGGCGCCTCCCGCCGCGCTGCCGGCTGTTACCGGCGCCGCAGGCCTGCGAGCGCCGGTCGTACGTCGGCCAGGTAGACCAGCGCCGCGACGGTCATCGCGAGGTTCACGATCGAGAGATTGATCGGCACCACCTGCAGCAGAACGCCGACGCCGAGGATCGCGGTCCAGGTCGGCTTGGTGAGCTTGTCGGCCGCGACATAGGACTCGCCGGAGTACAGCAGCGCGCTGACGAACGCGAAGATCTTGATCACCAGCAACGCAAAGGCGATACCGATGTTGATCCAGACCTCGACGTCGCTGATGGCGCCTACGAATCCCCCACTCATGATGTCGCGATCCTAGCCGTCCACTGGAAAACGACCACGACCCCGAGGCTCTCGCCTCGGGGTCGTGATGGAAGTGGAGCGTCAGCTCACTTGGCAGCAGCCTTCTTGGCCGGAGCCTTCTTGGCGGCAGCCTTCTTCGCGGGAGCCTTCTTGGCGGCCGGCTTGGTCGCCGGGGCCTTCTTGGCGGCCGGCTTCGGGGTGCTCTTGCGGAGCTTCACGACGACGCTCTCGCCGCGCTTGGCGAGGTCGGCGTACAGGGCGGTCGCGGTGGCGACGTTCTCGTCGACCTTGACCTTGACGGTGCCCTGCACCTTGGCCGGGAGGGCCTTGGCGTCGGCCTGCAGCTCGGCGAACTTCGCCTCGGCCTGGCTCTTGCGGTCAGCGAAGGTGCTGGTGGCGCGGTCCTGGAGGGTCTTCGCCTCGGGGAGCTCGAAGCCCTTGACGCTGCTCTGGACGTCAGCAACCTTGGCGGTCACCTTGGCCTGGACGTCGGAGACGTAGCCCTTGACCTTCTCGACGGCGAGGTCGGTCGCGCCGACACCGGCGTAGATCGGCTTCTGCGCGGCCTCGGGGACCTCGGGGAGGTCGATGGACTTGATGTCGATCGTGGGGATCTCGATCTTCGGGAGCTCGAACTTCGGCATTGCATTCACCCTTCGTTGGTGACGTTGTTGGAATCTTCTTGGGCAGGCACTTCGGCAGCTTCGGAGGGAGCCTCGGCTGCGTTCAGAGCCAGGAACGATGCGTAGACGTCGAGGAGCGACTGCTTCTGACGCTCGCTGAGGACGGTGTCGCCGAGAATGGCGAGTTCCACCGACCCAGCCAGGCCGTCTTCCGGGTTCAGGATTCCGGCCCGGATGTACAGCTGCTCCGCGGAGATCCGCAGAGCCTTGGCGATCTGCTGCAGCACCTCGGCGGACGGCTTGCGAAGTCCACGCTCGATCTGGCTCAGGTACGGGTTCGAGACGCCGGCCTGGTCCGCGAGCTGCCTCAGCGAGAGACGCGACGAGAGCCGCTGCTCCTTGAGGTAGTCGCCGAGGGAGCCGACGGTCTTACCAACCTTGCCTTTTGCCATGTACCCATAGTGCTAGCAATAGTTAGCAAACTGCAAGCAGGCGGGACGTGAACTCCTTCACACCGCCCCTTCCGCGCCCCCTTCGACCTGACGCCGCCGAGACCGCGAGCGTCGGTGGCGACCGCCTGACAGTCGTTTCCTTACCAACTCACTCAACTCTGTACGATCACGGATGTGTCGACGCCGCCCGTTCCCCAGCACTGCCCCACGCCTCGGGAACTCGACGACCTCGAATTGCTGACCTCCGGCGCCGCAGGGCCGATCGTCGGATTCAACGAACCGGGCAGCCCGATCACGCTCGACCTGCCGGAAGAGCTGTCCGTGCATCTCGACGAAGGCCTCGAGGTCGAGCTCGTCGACCCCGAAGGCCTCCCCCTGGCGCGGATCGCCCAGACACTGCGCGGGCTCAGCGTGAGCCCCCTGGCCCACGCCGAGTTCGGACCGTTTCGTCGGCTCCACCTCAAGCCCGACGTCGTCCGCGCGACCTACGCCGGCCGCACCGTCGTCCCGGTGACCGACCTGATCACCGACACCCAGTTCGAGCAGTTGCGCACCCTCGGTCCCGTCCTGCTCGTCGCACTCGTCGGCAAGGGCACCCCGGCAGTCAGCCCGGTCGCGCTGCTGCGTGCCACGACCGAGGTCGCCAGCCTGATCGACGGAGCGGTGGTCGCCGTACCCCTGACCGATCACGGCACCGACGCCGACGCGTCCCTGCGCCGATCCGTGCTCGCGACGTACGCCGGCGCCGACACCCTGGTCGAGCTCGTTCCCGGCGGAGGACCGCTGGAGGCGCTGGCCGAGATCGACGCCCAGGAGCACCCCGGACCCGCCGACCGGGGCCTGGTGCTGTTCTTCACCGGTCTCTCGGGCAGCGGCAAGTCGACCCTCGCGCAAGCCCTCATGGACCGCCTGCTGGAGCAGGGGCACCGCTCCCTGACCAGCCTCGACGGGGACGTCGTACGACGGAACCTGTCGGCCGGCCTGACCTTCTCCAAGGCCGACCGCGAAACCAACATCCGCCGGATCGGCTGGGTGGCCGCGGAGATCGCTCGCCACCGCGGTATTGCCGTGTGCAGCCCGATCGCGCCCTTCGACGAGACCCGGCAGCAGGTCCGCAGCATGGTCGAGGACGCTGGCGGCACGTTCTTCCTCGTCCACGTCGCGACCCCGCTCAAGGAATGCGAGCGACGCGACCGCAAGGGGCTCTACGCCAAGGCCCGCCGCGGGGAGATCCCCGAGTTCACCGGCATCTCCTCGCCGTACGAAGAGCCCGACGACGCAGACGTTCGCGTCGACACCACCGGTCGCAGCATCGACGAAGCCCTCGAGGACGTCACCCGCGCGCTCCGCGAGGCCGGTCACCTCGACGTCCGTCTCGACACGGCCGACCTGGTCGGATCCGGGTTCACGACCACCGGGGCGGTCTCGACAGGCTCGACCAACGCGCGCTCGACCACCGGGGTCTCGAGCCACGGGGTCTCGACAAGCTCGACCAACGAGCGGTCGATCCGCGGGATGTCGACGAAATCGACCAGCGGGGACGCCCTCCGCGTCCTGTTCGTGTGTACGGCGAACATCTGCCGGTCGCCGTACATGGAACTGCGGGCGCGCGCGATCCTGGGCACGTCGACGCAGGTGGAGTTCACCAGCGCCGGCACCCACGGTTTCCGTGCGCACGAGGTGGATCGCACCATGGCCACCGTCCTGACCAATCGTGGCGTCGGACCGGACCTGCTCTCGGGCTTCGTCAGCCAGCCGTTGACGCGCGAGCTCATCGCCCGGGCCGACCTGGTGCTCACGGCGGAGTCCTCCCACCGTGCCTTCGTCCTCGAAGAGGCGCCCGGCGCCTTCCGCAAGGTCTTCACCCTGGGCCAGTTCGCCGAGTCGATCGACCGGGTCGGCGCCTCGCTCACCGGCGCCGCGCTGGTGACGGCGGTGGGCCACCGGCGGGCCGGTGCCGTCGACGCCCATGACATCCGCGACCCCTACCGACGGGGCCGCGCGGCCGCAGAGGCCTCGGCCGACCAGATCGACTCTCTTCTCCAGGCCGTGCTCCCACGCCTGACCAGCGCCACGACAGGAAACGCATGAGCGAGTGGATCACCCTGACGGCGCTCTCGATCATGGTCGCCGGCTTCCTCGTCGGCATCGTGGTCGGTCTGACCGGCATGGGCGGCGGCGCCCTGATGACGCCCGCACTGATCTTCCTCGGCGTCGGCCACACCTCGGCGATCGTGACCGCCGACCTCACGGCAGCGGCGATCTACAAGACCGGCGGCGCGATCACGCATGCCCGCGAGGGATCACCGAACTTCCGCCTGGCCGGCTGGCTGATCGCCGGCTCGGTGCCGATGGCGTTCGTGGGGCCCTACCTCGCCAACGCGCTGACCGATGATCCCGAGCAGCTCGAGTCGACCCTGAAGCTCTGCATCGGCATCGCGCTGCTGTTCGCCGCGTCGACGTACGCGCTGAGGATCTACATCAACCTGCGGCGGGTGGAACGCGGTGGCGTCCAGCCCGACGACAACCCGCACATCCGTCCGCTCCCGACCCTGCTGGTCGGAATGCTCGGCGGCCTGCTCGTCGGCGTGACCAGCGTCGGCTCGGGATCGGTCATCATGATCGCGCTGCTGATGATGTACCCCGGGCTGTCGGCCCTCCGGCTCGTCGGCACCGACCTCGTCCAGGCCGTCCCGCTGGTCCTGAGCGCCGCGCTGGCCAATATCGCGATCCACGGCCTGGACTGGGCCCTGCTGGTCCCGCTGGTGATCGGTTCGGTCCCCGGCACGCTGCTCGGGTCGCGGCTCGCGCCGCGCGTGCCTCAGTCGTTCATCCGGCGCGGCATCGTGATCGTGCTGACCATGTCCGGCGTCGCCCTGCTCTTCAAGTCCGGCCTGCACCCGTTCGGGGAAGGTCACGAGACGCTCGAAGCAATGCTCGTCGCGGCCATCGGCCTGGCCATGCTGGTGCTGGTGCCGTTCGTCTGGGGAATGATCCGCAAGCGGCACGGCATGCCGATGTTCGGCGCACCGACGGTCGCCGAGATCGAGGCGCTCCGTCCGGAGGACAGGGCGTCGAAACCCGCCTGACGACGGGCCGCGTCAGTGCGTGACGGGTGACAGCGGGAGAGGGTCGCCCTCGAACTGGAACGGCTGCGCAGCGGCAGCGTGGGCAAGCCCAAAGGTCACCGCGGCCGCAGCAGCGACCCAGACGGTTCCGATACCCAACAACATCTCCATGGCTGACCACCTCTCCCCTCCAAGGTAGCCCGGGGATCCGAAGGAACCCATCAGCCAAACGGTGCGTCCTGTGATGGTTCTTTGGTACTAGGGCGGGTCGGGACCCCGTCCTTCGCGGTCAGTCGCGGCCGTAGATGTCCCTCGTATAGACCTTCGCCGCCACGTCGTCGAGCAGTTCGCAACGGCGGTTGGTGATGATCACGTCGGCCTTCTCCTTGAACTCCTCGAGGTCGCGGATGACCTTGGAGTTGAAGAACCGCTTCTGGTCGAGCTCGGGCTCGAAGACGATCACCTTCACGCCCCGCGCCTTGATCCGCTTCATCACGCCCTGGACGGCCGATTCACGGAAGTTGTCCGAACCCGCCTTCATCGTCAACCGGTAGATGCCGACGACCTTCGGGTTGCGGCGCAGGACGTCGTCGGCGATGAACTCCTTGCGGGTGGTGTTCGCCTCCACGATCGCGCTGATCAGGTTCTGAGGCACCGACTGGTAGTTCGCCTGGAGTTGGCGGGTGTCCTTGGGCAGGCAGTAGCCGCCGTACCCGAACGACGGGTTGTTGTAGTGCCCGCCGATCCGTGGGTCGAGGCCGACGCCCTCGATGATCTGGCTCGTCGCGAGCCCGTGGGTCGCGGCGTAGGTGTCGAGTTCATTGAAGTAGGCGACCCGCAACGCGAGGTAGGTGTTGGCGAAGAGCTTGATCGCCTCGGCCTCCGTCGACCCCGTGAACAGCACGGGCACGTCCTCGTCGAGTGCCGCCTGCACCAGCAGCTTGGCGAACAACCGACCGGCCTCGGTGTCCGAACC includes these proteins:
- a CDS encoding nucleotide sugar dehydrogenase: MKITVVGAGYVGLSNAVLLSRFNDVTVLDVNADRVTAVNEGRSPIVDVDLEAYLARGDLSLHATRDRKAAYADASYVVVATPTNYDPETNYFDTSTVEKVTADALAANPAATIVIKSTVPVGYTNTLRDLHPGASILFSPEFLREGRALHDNLHPSRIVIGSDTEAGRLFAKLLVQAALDEDVPVLFTGSTEAEAIKLFANTYLALRVAYFNELDTYAATHGLATSQIIEGVGLDPRIGGHYNNPSFGYGGYCLPKDTRQLQANYQSVPQNLISAIVEANTTRKEFIADDVLRRNPKVVGIYRLTMKAGSDNFRESAVQGVMKRIKARGVKVIVFEPELDQKRFFNSKVIRDLEEFKEKADVIITNRRCELLDDVAAKVYTRDIYGRD